One part of the Qingrenia yutianensis genome encodes these proteins:
- a CDS encoding phage holin family protein gives MKVYFNLFVSIMGGIAAYFLGGLTMAIQALLIFMTVDYITGFMVAFVFQKSPKSDSGGYNSKAGFRGLCKKVAILLLVGAAHRLDLVVGVDFIRDSVICGYCANELISIIENLGLMDVYIPPVIKKGIDILQKKSNGDDGAAQE, from the coding sequence ATGAAAGTATATTTTAATTTATTCGTGTCTATTATGGGCGGAATTGCCGCCTACTTTTTGGGAGGCTTGACAATGGCAATTCAGGCGCTTTTAATTTTTATGACGGTTGACTACATAACAGGGTTTATGGTTGCGTTTGTTTTTCAGAAATCACCGAAAAGCGATAGCGGAGGCTACAACAGTAAGGCAGGTTTTAGAGGATTGTGCAAAAAGGTTGCAATTTTGTTGCTTGTCGGCGCGGCGCACAGGCTTGATTTGGTTGTGGGTGTCGATTTTATCCGCGACAGTGTGATTTGCGGTTATTGCGCAAACGAGCTTATATCAATAATTGAAAATCTCGGTCTTATGGACGTGTATATTCCGCCCGTTATCAAAAAGGGAATTGACATTTTGCAGAAAAAAAGCAACGGTGATGATGGCGCGGCGCAGGAGTGA